A window of the Parabacteroides merdae ATCC 43184 genome harbors these coding sequences:
- a CDS encoding GH92 family glycosyl hydrolase — translation MKDLVIGLSLLGMVSACSPAPQAKDNVEEDYCQYVNPFIGNADNGHTFPGACAPFGLIQASPESGVGSWRYCSGYNYEDNFIEGFAQTHLNGTGCPDLGDILLFPFCGDIKDNTYKSEYDKSTQKASPGYYAVTLSDYGVDAEITATAHTALHRYKFNNEGPARLLVDLQRGMVGSKDALKTHVLEAELEMPDNQTITGHNQTRAWVTRHYFYVIKFDRPYTVKEELPAEKGEKAKRLILEFDTKPGEAVQVKIAMSSVSIDGALASLQKENPAWDFDAVHQSTRDQWQALLSRAQVTGTTDEKTSFYTSMYHLMMQPNNIADIDGRYRGIDDNIHMSPTGEYYSTFSLWDTYRAAHPLYTILNPDKVDAMIQTMLDHQKIQGFLPIWALWGKENFCMIGNHAIPVIVDAYLKGFKGFDAEEAYQAVKASATVSHFNSDWETFEKYGYFPFDIIDTESVSKTLECAYDDYCVAQMAKALGKTEDYERFSKRAAFYKNLFDPELKLMRGKDSKGNWRTPFNSFLLSHASSSGGDFTEGNSWQYTWHVQHDVQGLIDLMGGNEAFVTKLDSLFFLESTAENTGFVSDVTGLIGQYAHGNEPSHHVAYLYSYAGHPEKTQQVIREVFDRFYLAQPDGLCGNDDCGQMSAWYIFSAMGFYPVNPISGEYVLGAPQIEKISLSLPEGKTFTVEAKGLSKTNKYVKSVELNGKPVTGLTISHKDVMNGGNLVFTMTDQPGR, via the coding sequence GCGGACAACGGACACACGTTTCCGGGTGCTTGTGCACCGTTCGGACTGATACAGGCAAGCCCCGAATCCGGAGTTGGCTCCTGGAGATACTGTTCGGGATATAATTATGAAGATAACTTTATCGAAGGTTTCGCTCAAACGCATCTGAACGGAACGGGCTGTCCGGATTTGGGCGACATCCTGCTGTTCCCGTTCTGTGGCGATATCAAAGACAATACTTATAAAAGCGAATACGACAAATCCACCCAGAAAGCATCACCGGGTTATTATGCAGTCACCTTATCCGACTACGGTGTCGATGCTGAAATTACGGCTACTGCCCACACAGCTCTCCATCGCTATAAATTCAACAACGAAGGGCCGGCACGTCTGCTAGTCGACCTACAACGCGGTATGGTCGGAAGCAAGGATGCGCTGAAGACACATGTCTTAGAAGCCGAGCTTGAAATGCCGGACAACCAGACGATCACCGGACATAACCAGACTCGTGCTTGGGTGACACGCCATTATTTCTATGTGATCAAATTCGACCGTCCTTATACGGTCAAGGAAGAACTCCCCGCAGAAAAAGGAGAAAAGGCAAAACGCCTGATACTCGAATTCGACACGAAACCGGGAGAAGCCGTACAGGTGAAAATCGCCATGTCGAGTGTAAGCATTGATGGAGCTCTCGCTTCCCTGCAAAAAGAAAATCCGGCATGGGATTTCGATGCTGTCCACCAGTCCACACGCGACCAGTGGCAGGCCCTCCTTTCCCGCGCTCAGGTTACAGGTACGACAGATGAAAAAACAAGTTTCTACACCTCCATGTATCACTTGATGATGCAGCCTAACAACATTGCCGACATCGACGGACGGTACCGTGGCATCGACGACAATATTCATATGTCTCCAACAGGCGAATACTATTCCACATTCTCACTTTGGGATACCTACCGCGCCGCTCATCCGCTATATACGATCCTGAACCCGGACAAAGTAGACGCCATGATCCAGACGATGCTGGACCACCAGAAGATACAGGGTTTTCTGCCGATCTGGGCTTTGTGGGGAAAAGAAAACTTCTGCATGATCGGTAATCACGCTATTCCGGTGATCGTGGATGCTTACCTGAAAGGATTCAAAGGGTTCGATGCAGAAGAGGCTTACCAGGCAGTCAAAGCGAGCGCTACCGTCAGCCATTTTAACTCCGACTGGGAAACATTCGAGAAATACGGTTATTTCCCGTTCGACATTATCGACACCGAATCGGTATCCAAGACCTTGGAATGTGCTTACGACGACTATTGTGTAGCCCAGATGGCAAAAGCGTTAGGCAAGACGGAAGATTACGAACGTTTCTCCAAACGTGCCGCCTTCTATAAGAACCTCTTCGATCCGGAACTCAAGCTGATGAGAGGAAAAGATTCCAAAGGCAACTGGCGTACGCCGTTCAATTCCTTCCTGCTCTCACACGCCAGTTCTTCGGGCGGCGATTTCACGGAAGGCAATTCTTGGCAGTACACTTGGCATGTACAGCACGACGTACAAGGCCTGATCGACCTGATGGGTGGCAACGAGGCTTTCGTGACCAAACTCGACTCATTGTTTTTCCTCGAAAGCACAGCCGAAAACACAGGTTTCGTTTCCGACGTAACCGGCCTGATCGGCCAATATGCACACGGCAACGAACCTAGCCATCACGTAGCTTACCTCTACAGCTATGCCGGCCATCCGGAAAAGACACAGCAGGTGATCCGCGAAGTCTTCGACCGTTTCTACCTGGCCCAACCGGACGGTCTATGCGGTAACGACGACTGCGGCCAGATGTCCGCTTGGTATATCTTCTCGGCTATGGGCTTCTATCCGGTCAACCCGATCAGCGGGGAATATGTTTTAGGAGCTCCTCAAATAGAAAAGATTTCCCTATCTCTCCCCGAAGGCAAAACATTCACTGTCGAAGCCAAAGGTTTGTCTAAAACCAACAAATACGTCAAATCAGTAGAACTGAACGGAAAGCCGGTCACAGGTCTTACAATCAGCCACAAGGATGTCATGAATGGCGGGAACCTGGTGTTTACAATGACAGACCAACCAGGAAGATAA
- a CDS encoding biotin--[acetyl-CoA-carboxylase] ligase gives MNDKNETPKIIRLVETDSTNNYLREQSAKARLPEGSLVIADFQTAGKGQVGNSWESEAGKNLMFSILLYPDFLPANRQFLISQIASLSVKETLEKYTDSVTVKWPNDIYWKDRKICGMLIENDLSGQHLYCSVVGIGLNINQEIFRSDAPNPVSLTQITGKTYDREDVLVCFLRIFFNYYFLLLQEKEEEIRAAYMAALYHGDGYYFYIDENGSFEARIHAIEPTGHLILQLRDGERRRYAFKEVTTVVPR, from the coding sequence ATGAATGACAAAAACGAAACTCCGAAGATCATCCGGCTTGTCGAGACAGATTCGACCAATAACTACCTGCGGGAACAAAGTGCAAAAGCCAGGTTGCCGGAAGGTAGCCTCGTCATAGCCGATTTTCAAACAGCCGGAAAGGGGCAGGTCGGAAACTCATGGGAGTCGGAAGCTGGGAAAAATTTGATGTTCAGTATTCTTTTATATCCTGATTTTCTTCCTGCGAACCGACAATTCCTGATTTCCCAGATTGCTTCCCTGAGTGTGAAGGAAACGTTGGAGAAGTACACGGATTCCGTCACGGTAAAATGGCCGAACGATATTTACTGGAAAGATCGTAAGATATGCGGAATGCTGATCGAGAATGATCTGTCCGGGCAGCATCTCTATTGTTCTGTAGTCGGTATCGGGCTTAATATCAACCAGGAAATATTTCGTAGTGATGCCCCCAATCCCGTATCCCTGACTCAGATTACAGGTAAGACGTATGATCGGGAAGATGTATTGGTCTGCTTCCTGCGTATCTTCTTTAACTACTATTTCCTATTATTACAGGAGAAGGAGGAAGAAATCCGAGCTGCCTATATGGCGGCCTTATATCATGGTGACGGTTATTATTTCTATATTGATGAAAACGGCTCTTTCGAAGCCCGTATCCATGCCATCGAGCCGACCGGCCATCTGATCCTCCAATTGCGCGATGGGGAGCGGCGAAGGTATGCCTTCAAGGAGGTAACAACCGTTGTCCCCAGATAA
- a CDS encoding MmcQ/YjbR family DNA-binding protein: MNIEEAREYCLSLKNVTECFPFDDVSLVFKVEGKMFLLLPLDAVEPCVSLKCSTDYVEDLRERYTAVEGAWHFNKKYWNTIYLDRDMPDSEIKHWIHHSYREVIAKLPKKIREAYENE, encoded by the coding sequence ATGAATATAGAAGAAGCCAGGGAATATTGCCTGTCGCTGAAGAATGTGACGGAGTGTTTCCCTTTCGATGATGTTTCACTGGTGTTCAAAGTGGAGGGGAAGATGTTTTTGCTCCTGCCTCTGGATGCCGTGGAACCGTGTGTGTCACTGAAATGCAGCACCGATTATGTCGAGGATCTGCGCGAACGATATACGGCAGTGGAAGGTGCTTGGCATTTTAACAAGAAATACTGGAACACCATCTACCTTGACCGGGATATGCCGGACAGCGAGATCAAGCACTGGATCCATCATTCTTATCGCGAGGTGATCGCCAAATTACCGAAGAAAATAAGAGAAGCTTACGAAAATGAATGA
- a CDS encoding YraN family protein, protein MAKRNETGKDGESVARAFLEKQGYKITHTNWHWHHYELDIVAVKDTWLVVVEVKTRSDDYLLAPEDAVDAPKIRRIVAAADAYVRFFNLELPVRFDIITVIKKGEESEIDHIEDAFYAPCRK, encoded by the coding sequence ATGGCTAAACGGAACGAAACAGGAAAAGACGGTGAGTCGGTTGCACGTGCTTTTCTGGAAAAGCAGGGCTACAAGATTACCCATACGAACTGGCATTGGCATCATTATGAGCTGGACATCGTAGCAGTCAAAGATACCTGGCTGGTTGTGGTAGAGGTGAAAACGCGTTCGGATGATTATCTTTTGGCGCCGGAAGATGCGGTCGATGCTCCTAAAATCCGCCGTATCGTGGCGGCAGCCGATGCGTATGTCCGCTTTTTCAATCTTGAACTACCGGTCCGTTTTGACATCATAACCGTAATTAAAAAAGGAGAGGAGTCTGAAATAGATCATATAGAAGATGCTTTCTATGCTCCTTGCCGCAAATAA
- a CDS encoding nucleoside deaminase produces the protein MDPFNDEYFMKQALVEACSAAEEGEVPVGAVIVCNNQIIARAHNQTERLNDPTAHAEMLAITAAVGVLGAKYLTGCSLYVTVEPCVMCAGAIGWSQLSKIVYGATDEKRGFQQYAPKALHPKATVKKGVLENECAEEMRKFFQRKR, from the coding sequence ATGGATCCATTCAACGACGAATATTTCATGAAGCAGGCACTAGTAGAAGCCTGCTCAGCAGCCGAAGAGGGAGAAGTTCCCGTCGGTGCCGTTATCGTATGTAATAACCAGATCATAGCCCGCGCCCACAACCAGACGGAACGTCTGAACGACCCAACCGCCCATGCCGAGATGTTAGCAATAACGGCGGCAGTCGGCGTCTTAGGAGCCAAGTATCTGACCGGATGCAGCCTTTACGTGACGGTGGAACCATGCGTGATGTGTGCCGGAGCAATCGGATGGTCGCAACTAAGCAAGATCGTCTACGGAGCGACAGACGAAAAAAGAGGCTTCCAGCAATACGCACCGAAAGCCTTACATCCAAAAGCGACAGTCAAAAAAGGGGTTCTTGAAAACGAATGCGCCGAAGAAATGCGCAAATTCTTTCAGCGCAAGCGCTGA
- a CDS encoding DUF4834 family protein produces MFKFLFVMFFFFILLVFLMGFSILRTFKNILFGSGSSGKKGEQRRQTSGYSSDARSNSSAREEYASQVSRKKIFAKDEGEYVDYEEVK; encoded by the coding sequence ATGTTTAAGTTTTTGTTTGTTATGTTCTTCTTCTTTATCCTGCTAGTTTTTCTAATGGGATTCTCTATCTTGCGTACCTTTAAAAATATCCTGTTCGGAAGCGGAAGTAGTGGAAAGAAGGGTGAACAACGCCGTCAAACAAGCGGTTACTCTTCCGACGCGCGCAGTAACAGCTCTGCACGAGAAGAATATGCTTCGCAGGTCTCCCGTAAAAAGATTTTTGCAAAAGATGAGGGGGAGTATGTGGATTATGAGGAAGTGAAATAA
- a CDS encoding CDP-alcohol phosphatidyltransferase family protein: protein MSIKNSIPNFVTCCSLISGCIACIMALRGNLPMATLWIVIAAVFDFGDGFAARSLHAYSPMGKELDSLSDMVSFGVAPGMIVYWLLEQACMTAPVLGEAAGYVPYMALVIPVFSGLRLAKFNIDERQTTSFIGMPVPAHALFWASIGYAFHSAVPVDSIGFIAGTIVAAILFSSLLVSEVPMFSLKVKSLAWKGNELRYILVAGAVVFVTLFGVLGIAGTVILYITLSFFNKRR, encoded by the coding sequence ATGAGCATCAAGAATAGTATACCTAATTTTGTTACCTGCTGCAGCCTGATATCTGGTTGTATCGCTTGCATTATGGCGTTAAGGGGAAACTTGCCGATGGCGACCTTGTGGATTGTCATTGCGGCTGTTTTCGATTTTGGTGACGGTTTTGCCGCCCGTTCCCTGCACGCCTACTCTCCGATGGGGAAAGAATTGGATTCTCTTTCTGATATGGTAAGTTTCGGTGTCGCTCCTGGAATGATCGTTTATTGGTTGTTGGAGCAGGCTTGTATGACGGCTCCTGTTTTGGGAGAGGCGGCAGGCTATGTTCCGTATATGGCTTTGGTGATACCGGTCTTTTCCGGGTTGCGTCTCGCCAAGTTCAATATCGATGAAAGGCAGACGACTTCTTTTATCGGTATGCCTGTCCCGGCCCATGCTCTTTTCTGGGCGTCTATCGGCTATGCGTTCCATTCTGCCGTACCAGTGGACAGCATCGGGTTTATTGCCGGAACGATAGTTGCGGCGATCCTGTTTTCGTCTTTACTAGTATCTGAAGTTCCGATGTTCTCATTGAAAGTAAAGTCGTTGGCATGGAAAGGCAATGAGTTACGCTATATTTTAGTGGCCGGGGCGGTGGTCTTTGTGACTCTCTTTGGTGTTCTGGGCATTGCCGGAACAGTCATTCTCTATATAACCTTGTCTTTTTTTAACAAAAGAAGGTAA
- a CDS encoding phosphatidylserine decarboxylase family protein — protein sequence MKVHKEGTGLLLTLFTIFFVVDVALYHTVGRGWVFYTTTFVTTVLFLLVLNFFRSPFRRFPFDSEGLVIAPADGTIVAIEEVMENEILHRECLQISIFMSVFNVHANWFPVNGTVKHVSHQNGRFRAAYLPKSSTENERSAVVITTRNGVDVLARQIAGALARRIVTYAKVGDKCHVDEQMGFIKFGSRVDVYLPVGTEVLVEMDQKVTGNQTPIARLGK from the coding sequence ATGAAAGTACATAAAGAAGGAACAGGTCTATTATTAACGCTTTTCACGATATTCTTTGTCGTGGACGTTGCGCTGTATCATACTGTCGGTAGAGGTTGGGTGTTCTATACCACGACTTTCGTCACCACAGTCCTGTTCTTGTTGGTACTTAACTTCTTCCGTAGCCCGTTCCGTCGTTTCCCGTTCGATTCGGAAGGATTGGTGATCGCCCCTGCCGATGGTACGATTGTGGCGATTGAGGAAGTGATGGAGAATGAAATCCTGCACAGGGAATGCTTGCAGATATCCATATTCATGTCCGTTTTTAATGTACATGCCAATTGGTTCCCGGTGAATGGGACTGTCAAGCATGTATCACATCAGAACGGGCGTTTCCGTGCCGCCTACTTGCCGAAGAGCAGCACGGAGAACGAGCGTTCGGCTGTTGTCATTACAACCCGTAACGGGGTGGATGTATTGGCACGCCAGATTGCAGGTGCGTTGGCACGACGTATCGTGACCTATGCCAAAGTCGGTGATAAGTGCCATGTGGACGAACAGATGGGCTTTATCAAGTTTGGTTCGCGTGTAGATGTTTACCTGCCTGTCGGGACGGAAGTCCTGGTCGAAATGGATCAGAAGGTTACCGGTAACCAGACTCCGATAGCCCGTTTGGGAAAATAA
- a CDS encoding UvrD-helicase domain-containing protein, whose translation MLTVYRASAGAGKTHKLTGEYLTLLFTGPGAFRRILAVTFTNKATDEMKTRIVDELYNLASGRKSDYVELLKSAYSLTEIQVRKQAAQILIDILHDYSAFNISTIDRFFQQTMRAFTREIGLQGGYGIEMDQELVLTTAIDNLLSDLEKPESKDLLGWLLRFAEDKIESGGEWNLRKDIMALSREVFKESYKAFSEAVGRDIEDKKALEDYKNELYGIIRSVEATAKELGERGLAILNKYGLKVTDFKGGSRSPLTLLDRLVQGEMKEPSATFIGLADNLDGCFTKTVSLGTRQIIGCAFEDGLNDCIKGIISLFGNLTAYNTAREIVRYYYTLGILTDVSRQIAAYREEKNVMLIADTTELLSKVIEGSDAPFIYEKTGTHVDHYMIDEFQDTSGMQWNNFRPLIEESLAHSRDNLIVGDVKQSIYRFRNSDWKLLDEQVQADFSPEVVHEETLKDNWRSCRNIVEFNNALFTTLPGVLQAVYNEALSVSSLSEEQRAAFFTKIMSAYDKSFQQVPPPFMQKDGHVRIEFLSGDNEKDWKEEALGRLPGVLEKLQDNGYALKDIAILVRTNQEGAQVADTLLAYKEEHPSNRYNYDIISDEALFVSGSTAVRFMVSLLRYLKNPEDRTNEQIALYSYQVLKGRFGVETPAFPPEVVSVLQILSRQSLYEITEGLFRLFADDFPENEQVFVQAFLDMVSEYTQKESADLNRFLKWWDETGCRKTIATPDRQNAIRILTVHKSKGLGFKVVIIPFGDWEIDHKPTKPVILWCHPEEKPFDRLHLVPVRYGQSLGKTIFAGDYFKERLHAFIDNLNTLYVAFTRSKDELIVFSPRPKKMKDATGEVEKISTLTDALWAGLRTDMPDTREGEKLILLPAAFDTGTGVFELGDWWHPVAKEENGDIQEIGMARLSSISPDDRLQLRLHGKGYFFDNARRKHGALMHEVLSRIRTRKDIPQSVERYHQEGVIDKEEAIALVARLEELLNLPEAASWYDGTARVLNEVDILFGKGLSKRPDRVMITGNRVVVVDYKFGEHADQRYHSQVRNYLKLIRQMGYDEVEGFLWYVELNKIEAVKG comes from the coding sequence ATGCTGACAGTCTACAGAGCTTCCGCCGGAGCCGGGAAAACGCACAAGCTGACCGGTGAATATCTGACTTTACTGTTTACGGGACCGGGCGCTTTTCGCCGTATCCTTGCTGTGACCTTTACGAACAAGGCGACAGACGAGATGAAGACACGTATTGTCGACGAACTGTACAACTTGGCTTCCGGAAGGAAATCGGATTATGTGGAATTGCTGAAGTCGGCCTATTCATTGACGGAAATCCAGGTTCGCAAACAGGCGGCCCAAATACTGATCGATATCCTGCACGATTATTCGGCGTTCAACATCAGTACGATCGACCGCTTTTTCCAGCAAACTATGCGTGCCTTTACACGCGAGATCGGTTTGCAGGGCGGCTACGGGATCGAAATGGATCAGGAACTGGTGCTCACGACGGCAATCGATAATCTGTTGTCGGATCTCGAAAAGCCTGAAAGCAAGGACTTGTTAGGCTGGCTGCTCCGGTTTGCGGAGGATAAGATAGAGAGCGGAGGGGAGTGGAACTTGCGTAAAGATATTATGGCCCTGAGCCGTGAGGTCTTCAAGGAGAGCTATAAGGCTTTCAGTGAAGCGGTCGGCCGGGATATAGAGGACAAGAAAGCGCTGGAAGATTACAAGAACGAGCTGTACGGCATCATCCGTTCGGTAGAAGCGACTGCTAAAGAATTGGGAGAACGCGGCCTGGCGATCCTGAATAAATATGGGCTTAAAGTTACCGATTTTAAAGGGGGCAGCCGTTCGCCTCTGACGCTTCTCGACCGTCTGGTGCAGGGAGAGATGAAAGAGCCGTCCGCTACTTTTATCGGTTTGGCGGATAATCTGGACGGCTGTTTCACGAAAACGGTTTCGCTCGGTACCCGGCAGATCATCGGATGTGCCTTTGAGGATGGTTTGAACGATTGCATCAAAGGAATTATTTCCCTGTTCGGTAATCTGACTGCCTATAATACCGCCCGTGAAATTGTCCGTTATTATTATACGTTGGGGATCCTGACCGATGTGTCCCGCCAGATAGCCGCTTATCGGGAAGAAAAAAATGTGATGTTGATTGCCGACACGACCGAATTGCTCAGTAAGGTGATTGAAGGCAGCGATGCTCCTTTCATCTATGAAAAAACCGGTACACATGTCGACCATTATATGATAGACGAGTTTCAGGACACCAGCGGAATGCAGTGGAACAACTTCCGTCCGTTGATCGAAGAGAGCCTTGCACATAGCCGGGATAATTTGATCGTAGGAGATGTGAAGCAAAGCATCTATCGTTTCCGTAACTCGGACTGGAAGTTGCTGGACGAACAGGTGCAAGCCGACTTTTCTCCTGAAGTAGTTCATGAAGAGACGCTGAAGGATAACTGGCGCAGTTGCCGGAATATCGTGGAGTTTAACAATGCCCTTTTTACGACACTTCCGGGTGTCCTGCAGGCTGTCTATAATGAAGCGCTGTCCGTCTCTTCCCTGAGCGAGGAACAACGAGCGGCTTTTTTCACTAAGATCATGTCCGCCTATGATAAAAGTTTCCAACAGGTTCCTCCCCCTTTCATGCAGAAAGACGGGCATGTACGGATTGAATTTCTCTCCGGAGATAATGAGAAAGATTGGAAAGAGGAAGCTCTCGGACGTTTGCCCGGCGTGTTGGAGAAATTGCAGGATAACGGATATGCGCTAAAAGACATTGCTATCCTTGTTCGCACCAATCAGGAAGGGGCACAGGTGGCAGATACTTTACTGGCTTATAAGGAAGAGCATCCTTCCAACCGCTACAACTACGATATTATTTCGGATGAGGCTCTGTTTGTCAGTGGTTCGACGGCAGTCCGTTTCATGGTTTCTTTGTTGCGTTACCTGAAGAACCCCGAAGATCGGACGAACGAGCAGATCGCTTTATATTCCTATCAAGTGTTGAAAGGGAGATTTGGTGTCGAAACTCCGGCTTTTCCACCGGAAGTCGTCTCTGTCCTGCAAATCCTTTCCCGCCAGTCCCTCTATGAAATAACGGAAGGTCTGTTCCGCCTTTTTGCCGACGACTTTCCCGAAAATGAGCAGGTTTTTGTCCAGGCTTTCTTGGATATGGTGTCCGAATATACCCAGAAGGAGAGCGCAGACCTGAACCGTTTCCTGAAATGGTGGGACGAAACGGGCTGCCGGAAAACAATTGCCACACCGGATAGACAGAATGCGATCCGTATCCTCACGGTTCATAAGTCGAAGGGGTTGGGCTTTAAAGTCGTAATCATCCCTTTCGGGGATTGGGAGATCGACCATAAACCGACAAAACCAGTCATCCTCTGGTGCCATCCGGAAGAGAAGCCGTTTGATCGCCTGCATCTGGTTCCCGTGCGCTACGGCCAGTCGTTGGGAAAGACGATTTTTGCAGGCGATTACTTTAAGGAACGCTTGCATGCCTTTATTGATAACCTGAATACTTTATATGTCGCTTTTACTCGTTCGAAAGATGAGTTGATTGTATTCTCTCCGCGCCCGAAGAAGATGAAGGATGCAACTGGTGAAGTGGAAAAGATTTCGACTTTGACCGATGCCTTGTGGGCTGGTCTGCGCACGGATATGCCTGATACACGGGAGGGTGAGAAGCTGATCTTGTTACCTGCCGCTTTCGATACCGGAACGGGCGTTTTCGAGTTGGGCGACTGGTGGCATCCGGTTGCAAAGGAGGAGAATGGGGACATTCAGGAGATCGGGATGGCACGCCTTAGTTCCATCTCTCCGGACGACCGTTTGCAGTTACGTCTGCATGGCAAAGGCTATTTCTTCGATAATGCCCGCCGGAAACATGGGGCTTTGATGCACGAGGTGTTGAGCCGTATCCGTACCCGGAAGGATATTCCGCAGTCGGTCGAACGATACCATCAGGAAGGGGTGATCGACAAAGAGGAAGCGATAGCACTTGTCGCACGCCTCGAAGAGTTGTTGAACCTGCCGGAAGCTGCTTCTTGGTATGACGGTACGGCACGTGTGTTGAACGAGGTCGACATCCTGTTCGGAAAAGGGCTGTCCAAGCGTCCGGACCGTGTAATGATTACCGGAAACCGTGTGGTCGTGGTCGACTATAAGTTTGGGGAACATGCCGACCAACGCTATCATAGTCAGGTAAGGAACTACCTGAAACTGATCCGGCAAATGGGTTATGACGAGGTTGAAGGTTTCCTTTGGTATGTTGAATTAAATAAAATAGAAGCGGTGAAAGGGTGA
- a CDS encoding translation initiation factor translates to MKSNDWKDRLGIMYSTNPDFQYNTGDEEEEETLPKEKQLLRIALDKRNRGGKAVTLVTGFRGTTGDLEALGKFLKVKCGVGGSAKDGEIIVQGDLRPKVLEILQKEGYVKSRII, encoded by the coding sequence ATGAAGAGTAACGATTGGAAGGACCGTCTGGGGATCATGTATTCTACGAACCCGGATTTTCAATATAATACAGGAGACGAAGAGGAAGAAGAAACGCTTCCGAAAGAGAAGCAGCTGCTGCGCATTGCTTTGGATAAGCGGAACCGGGGCGGCAAGGCCGTGACATTGGTAACCGGTTTCCGGGGAACGACCGGCGATTTGGAAGCACTTGGAAAATTTTTGAAAGTGAAATGCGGTGTCGGTGGCTCGGCCAAAGACGGGGAAATCATCGTACAGGGTGACCTGCGTCCTAAAGTGCTGGAAATATTGCAAAAAGAAGGCTATGTCAAAAGTCGTATAATCTGA
- the ispF gene encoding 2-C-methyl-D-erythritol 2,4-cyclodiphosphate synthase has translation MKVRVGFGYDVHALVPERDLWLGGVKIEHTMGLQGHSDADVLIHAICDALLGAANMRDIGYHFPDTAGEYKDIDSKILLFDTMELLRDAGYTLGNIDATVAAERPKLNPHIPEMKRVMADVLQVDVEDISIKATTTEKLGFTGRQEGIAAYATVLIQK, from the coding sequence ATGAAAGTACGGGTTGGGTTTGGATATGATGTGCATGCATTGGTTCCGGAGCGTGATTTGTGGCTGGGCGGAGTGAAAATAGAGCATACGATGGGCCTGCAAGGGCATAGTGATGCGGATGTCTTGATTCATGCTATTTGTGATGCCCTGTTGGGCGCAGCCAATATGCGTGATATCGGTTATCATTTCCCCGATACGGCAGGTGAATATAAGGACATCGACAGCAAGATTCTGTTGTTCGATACAATGGAATTGCTTCGTGATGCCGGATATACATTGGGTAATATAGATGCGACTGTCGCCGCCGAACGTCCGAAACTGAATCCACATATTCCCGAAATGAAACGGGTGATGGCTGACGTCCTCCAAGTGGATGTAGAAGATATCTCCATCAAGGCGACGACAACCGAGAAGTTAGGCTTTACCGGACGACAGGAGGGAATAGCTGCATATGCAACGGTGCTGATACAGAAATAG